A section of the Eublepharis macularius isolate TG4126 chromosome 1, MPM_Emac_v1.0, whole genome shotgun sequence genome encodes:
- the MFSD4B gene encoding sodium-dependent glucose transporter 1: MAGAPERKKQVRFARLGEDQEEDEEELVAAAKSRGSGAGSARGALQSEVIVADRSGRRSRAGGGRLTHRQLQGAAAAPRRVLKWCISAALCAAFLGLGMAIAVLGPTFQDLAENVNRTVSQISYIFVGRSAGYFGGSLIGGLLFDCMNAQLLLGLSMLGTAIGLYIIPWCKKALLLTAMMSVIGSAMGVLDTGGNVLALATWREEVGPHLQALHFSFALGAFVAPILAKMALSGSTTDPEVHLNSSDDNQASLNSADLFGLKLHLNTNLLWSYVLIGTYLLLVALTFFILYLKRNHIQDRTKLSVQKYQTAKYHYALIILLSIFFFCYVGAEVTYGSYIFTYAKIFINMKENEAAGLNSLFWGTFAACRGLAICFATCSYPGTMILLSIIGTTVSSLLLALFSTHPASLWLGSAVYGASMATIFPSGISWLEQYTTIEGKSASMFVIGAALGEMCIPALVGFLQGHFPTFPVLMYASVGAAVMTAVLFPVMYKLATSPIDTKLNNAGDGEVQEALLSNSHLDDDEDGREWNEVDFEVIEMNDTLRNSVIETSKKIQGETSATISSHPSLGNTTFNSSPVLDVSAPRLKNTGTDQDKND, translated from the exons ATGGCCGGGGCCCCGGAGAGGAAGAAGCAGGTTCGCTTCGCCCGCCTGGGAGAGGACCAggaggaggacgaggaggagctggtggcagcggcgaAATCGCGGGGTTCAGGCGCTGGCTCTGCTCGGGGCGCGCTTCAGTCGGAGGTGATCGTGGCTGACCGAAGCGGCCGAAGAAGCCGGGCGGGGGGCGGCCGGCTGACCCATCGACAGCTCCAGGGAGCGGCGGCGGCTCCGCGGCGCGTGCTGAAATGGTGCATTTCGGCCGCCCTTTGCGCGGCTTTCCTGGGCCTG GGTATGGCCATTGCTGTCCTAGGGCCTACATTTCAAGACCTGGCTGAAAATGTGAACAGAACTGTTAGTCAAATATCCTACATCTTTGTGGGTCGCTCAGCAGGCTATTTTGGTGGTTCTTTGATTGGTGGATTACTGTTTGACTGCATGAATGCTCAGCTTCTCTTGG GATTATCTATGTTGGGTACAGCTATAGGTCTGTATATCATCCCATGGTGTAAGAAAGCACTTTTGTTGACAGCAATGATGTCTGTCATTGGTTCTGCAATGGGTGTCCTGGATACAG gtggcaatgttcttgCCTTGGCCACATGGAGAGAAGAGGTTGGTCCTCATTTGCAGGCCTTACATTTCAGTTTTGCCCTGGGTGCCTTCGTGGCTCCCATCTTGGCTAAAATGGCTCTGAGTGGCTCCACTACCGATCCTGAGGTCCATCTAAATAGCAGTGATGACAATCAGGCTTCTCTGAATTCTGCTGATCTATTTGGGCTGAAGCTACATTTAAACACAAACTTGCTGTGGTCTTATGTTCTTATAGGCACTTATCTCTTGCTTGTTGCATTGACTTTCTTTATCTTATACTTGAAGAGAAATCATATTCAAGACAGAACAAAGCTTTCTGTGCAGAAATACCAGACTGCCAAATACCATTATGCCCTTATAATTCTGCtttccatattttttttctgCTATGTAGGAGCTGAGGTGACCTATGGTTCCTATATTTTTACTTATGCAAAAATCTTCATTaatatgaaagaaaatgaagcagCTGGTTTGAACTCTCTCTTTTGGGGAACTTTTGCAGCTTGCAGGGGACTGGCAATCTGTTTTGCCACATGCTCCTACCCTGGAACTATGATTCTGTTGAGTATCATAGGCACTACTGTGTCATCTTTGTTACTGGCACTGTTCAGTACACACCCAGCCTCCCTGTGGCTTGGCTCTGCAGTGTATGGAGCATCAATGGCTACTATCTTTCCCAGTGGAATTTCCTGGCTTGAACAGTATACCACCATCGAAGGGAAATCTGCATCCATGTTTGTAATTGGTGCTGCTTTGGGGGAGATGTGCATTCCTGCATTGGTTGGcttccttcaaggacactttcccactTTTCCTGTTCTTATGTATGCTTCAGTGGGAGCAGCAGTGATGACAGCAGTGTTGTTTCCTGTGATGTATAAATTAGCTACATCACCCATTGATACTAAGCTAAACAATGCTGGAGATGGTGAAGTCCAGGAAGCCTTGCTATCCAACTCTCATCTTGACGATGATGAAGATGGCAGAGAATGGAATGAAGTAGACTTTGAAGTAATTGAGATGAATGACACATTGAGGAACTCTGTCATAGAAACATCCAAGAAAATCCAAGGGGAGACCTCAGCTACCATTTCTAGCCATCCTTCTTTAGGAAACACAACATTTAATTCTTCTCCTGTGCTTGATGTCAGTGCCCCAAGACTAAAGAACACCGGTACAGACCAGGATAAAAATGATTAA